One window of Fusarium keratoplasticum isolate Fu6.1 chromosome 2, whole genome shotgun sequence genomic DNA carries:
- a CDS encoding EngB-type G domain-containing protein: MGGHNRVLFWKTSICYKNGNVQSAQAIEKEKPAQAAAAKFFQQSTELLYSAASNTHHAENDHIPEIVIVGASNAGKSHFLNSLVGDFHLAKVSHRAGKTTTMNAYGVGPRPKIAPELIRKGDAPPKRSLILMDTPGYGYRSKADWGETIVQYLTHRKTLRGAIILIPAEKDNYEMDTWMLKTLARTNTRTLVVITKADKCGEEWPVECLALSQEIEKELERQDRLAPGKWREGSDRITSIYATAAGMETQRRMGNGAGMGGVRLAILELAGYDIKGRVEKQDETKTYTGEIVSFDDIVWKA; this comes from the coding sequence ATGGGCGGTCATAACCGGGTCCTATTTTGGAAAACGTCCATTTGTTACAAGAATGGCAATGTTCAGTCAGCTCAAGCCATTGAAAAGGAAAAGCCAGCTCAAGCTGCAGCTGCAAAATTCTTTCAGCAGTCGACTGAGCTGCTTTACTCAGCAGCATCCAATACCCATCACGCCGAAAACGACCACATCCCCGAGATTGTCATTGTCGGGGCTTCCAACGCTGGCAAGTCGCACTTTCTAAACTCGCTCGTCGGCGACTTTCATCTCGCCAAAGTTAGCCACCGGGCGGGAAAGACAACTACAATGAATGCCTATGGAGTCGGACCCCGGCCAAAGATCGCTCCCGAGCTCATCCGCAAGGGTGATGCTCCCCCCAAGCGTAGCCTTATCCTCATGGATACGCCAGGTTATGGATACAGGAGTAAGGCGGATTGGGGCGAGACAATCGTCCAGTATCTTACCCACAGGAAGACGCTACGAGGCGCCATCATTTTGATACCCGCCGAAAAGGACAATTATGAGATGGACACATGGATGCTCAAGACACTTGCTCGAACAAACACGAGGACTCTAGTCGTGATCACCAAGGCGGACAAATGTGGCGAAGAATGGCCGGTTGAATGCCTCGCTCTCTCCCAAGAAATCGAAAAGGAGCTAGAAAGGCAGGATAGACTTGCCCCTGGCAAGTGGAGAGAGGGATCGGACCGTATAACGAGTATATATGCTACGGCAGCCGGGATGGAGACACAGCGCCGGATGGGCAACGGAGCCGGAATGGGGGGGGTGCGCCTCGCAATCCTCGAACTCGCTGGATACGACATTAAAGGAAGAGTTGAGAAGCAGGACGAGACAAAGACCTACACTGGGGAAATTGTTTCCTTCGATGATATCGTATGGAAAGCCTAG